Genomic DNA from Shouchella patagoniensis:
TGTACCAAATCGAATGGCAAGTATGCTTTCAAAGAAAGTCACATTTACAGTAGCAATTATTTACCGAGAATATCCAGCCTACTTTTGGGAGCAGGTGGAACTTGGAATCGACCAAGCGGGACAGGAACTTCGAGATTATGGCGTGACTGTACATAAATGGCGACTTCCATGGCATGAGTTTTTCTCAAACCCAGATTCAATCCGTGAGTTAATAAAAAGCGGGACGTATGATGCGTTTGCGATTGCTGGTGGAGATACTGCTTTGGTTCAATTGCTTGATTCATCTGAAGTTCCTTATTGTACGTTTAATGAAGATGCGTTAAACAGCAATCGACAGTTTTATGTTGGATCGGATTATCAGCAGGCGGGAAAACTGGCGGCAGAGTTATTAGCAAAGTTAGTAGTACCTAAAGGGAAAATAGGGGTGCTAGCAAATGTACCGAAAGAGCAAACGCTTCAAGTAAAAGAGAAATTGACAGGGTTTAAAAAGGGGCTTGAGGAATACGGTTTAACAATTGCAGAGGTCATTTGGGAAGAGATGCCGTTCAAAGGAAAAGACATCCTTGATAAGCTCCGGCAGTTTGATGGGTTGTATATTGCGACAGCTGAATTAGGGGAAATTGCAGAAGAACTCTATCGGGGTGGACACAAGCTTCAAGCACTTGTTGGCCACGATATGAATGAAGTGGTTTATAAACATCTCCATTCAAATACGATATCAGCGACGATTACTCAAGATCCAGTCAGTCAAGGCTATTTGGCTATCAAAAAGCTCTTTGATTTTTTTATCTTAGAAGATCAATCGGCAAATCATACTCATTTGACAAAATTAGAAGTTGTACTAAAAGGCAACGCGTCATTTTATTTATAACAAGAAAAGAGAAACCTCTGTTATAAAGACAGAGTGACTCTTTTGTCGTTTTTTGATGATCGATAATCAATTTTCAGATAATGGGAGGATTCTATGAAAAGAGAAAAAGTGCGTGTGATTCAAGTTGGTGTTGGTGGTTTTGGACAATCATGGCTGGAATTAATGGTTGGCTATGAGGAAGTGGAAGTTGTCGCTGCGGTTGATCAATTAGAAGCGAATTTGAAAAATGTTACAGAACTCTATGGTTCTTCGATTAGTACCTTTACCGATTTAAGTGAAGCGATTAAACAAACGAAAGCTGACATTGTCTTTATTATTACTCCTCCTGTTACTCATGCACCTTTAGCAAAGCAAGCGATTGAAAACGGGTTACATGTGGTGATGGAAAAACCGTTAACAAATACGATGGCTGAAGCAGAAGATTTGCTTGCTTTTGTTCGTCATCATCACTCAAAAGTAATGGTAAGTCAAAATTATCGTTGGAACCCGCAAATTCAAACCGTTAAGAAACTTGTTGAGCAAGGGGCAATTGGAGAAATTGAATATGGCGATTATTATTTTAACCGGGCGACCCGATTTGGTGGTTGGCGTGACGAATACGAAGATATTCTCTTACAAGACATGGCGATTCATCACTTTGATATTTTGCGCTTTTTGCTTGGAAAAGAAGTGACTGAGATTAGCGCTCATAGTTTTCGGCCTACATGGAGTTGGTTTAAAGGCATGCCTCATGCGAATGTGGCGCTTTTATTTGATGGAACGACCCCAATTAATTACATTGGTCGCTGGGCAGGGAAAGGACGCCAAACGCCGTGGAATGGTGAATTACGTCTTGTTGGTGAGAAAGGGGCAGTGGAACTAATTAATGATGAAGTATTTTTCTATAAAGATGAAGAGCAAGAGCCAGAGAAAATTCCTCTCATTGAACAAGCGCTCCCAGACAGATTGTTATCGCTTCAGTCATTTATCGAAGCTATCCGACATGATGTAGAACCACCAACTTCGATTGTAGATAATATAAAAAGCCTAGCTGTTACTGATGCCGCCATCAAGGCTGCGAAAACGGGAGTAAAACAAACAGTCAAAGGCGCTGAAACAACAACTGGTTGATCAAGCTTAGTAAGCTGCTACTCTGTAAAGACAAATTATGGAGGTTTAAACCATGAGAAAAGCCCTTTTAATGGGATCATTTGCCGTAATCGCTCTAACGATGGGCTGCGCGAACACGACGTCAAGTGAAAAAACGACACTGAGTTGGTGGGATACATACGGTAGTAGAGACGGTACTGATGTATCAGTAATCAATGCAATTGAAAAATTTGAGGATGCGAACCCAGACATAGCTATTGAGCGAGTATCAGTACCATTTTCTGAAATGCAGCGCAAGTTGTTGTTAGCGATGGTTGGAGGCGAGCTTCCGGATATTATGATTGTCGATAACCCAAATCATCAAGCATTAGCAGCTGCCGGCGCGTTAGCAGATTTGACCAGTTTTGTTGAGGAATGGGGAGAAGCAGACCTCTATTTCGAAGGGCCTTGGGAGTCAACGATGTACCAAGGTCGTAACTATGGATTGCCGTTTGGTAGCAATAACTTGGCGTTATTCTATAACGAAGAAGTGCTTGCTGATATTGGAGTAGATCCACCAGAAACATGGGATGAACTAATGGAAACGGCAGAAGCGTTAACTGAAACGGACATAAACTACCCACTTTCCGTTGCTGCTGTACAAAGTGAGGAAGGATCTTTTCAATTCTTACCGTTTTTATGGCAAGCAGGAGGAGATTTAGATCAGTTGCGCAGTGATGAAACGGCGGAAGCATTATCGCTTTGGAAGGATATGATTGACCAAGGCTATATGTCGCGTGAAGTGCTGACGCTGAATCAACAAGATGTGGCGATGCAGTTTGTGAATGGAAGCACAGCGATGATGGTTAACGGGACATGGCAAGTCGAGCAGTTACGTGATTCCCTTGACTTTGATTGGGGTGTTGTTCCTCTACCTGCTAAGGAAGAACAAGCAACTGCGATTGGCGGTGAGAACTTCGCTATTGGCAGCTCGTCTGACCATATTGAAGAAGCATGGCAAGTCCTTTCGTTTTTACAAGAGGAAGAGGTTTTGCTAGAGATGGTTCAAGCGAAAAACTATTTACCTGCAAGAGAAGATTTAATTGAGAATCCATATTGGCAAGATGACGAGTATTATCAGGCTTTTGCGACAAGTATGGAGTTCGCTCGCCCCCGTGCTTATGGTGAGCAATATCCTGCCATTTCAAATGAAGTCCAAAACATGATCCAAGGAGTCTTAAGTGGATCACAAGAGATGGATGAGGCAATTAATCGTACAGCGACAGAGGTAGAGGCGTTGTTTGAGTTAAACCAGTAAAGGAAGGGGTGAGGATCATGCAGCCGAGCAAAGCAGAATGGGGCACGCCGTCAGTTCGACAAAAGAAAAACATTTTTAAAACATATGGCAATTACTTGTTTGTCTTACCAGGGTTGCTGTTTCTAACCGTATTTATGTTGTTTCCAATTGCATACAATGTGTTTTTAACCTTTAAAAATGTAACCGTATTCAATATTATGTCCGGTTCTGATTTTATCTGGTTTGACAATTATTTAACCGTATTATCGGATCCGATTTTTTTGTCCTCGATTTGGAATTCCATCATATTTACAAGTCTCTGTCTTGTGTTTCAATTTCTAATTGGACTCACTTTGGCCTTGTTCTTTAATCGGAAATTTCCAGGTAGGGGCATCATGCGTTCTCTTATTTTAATGGCATGGATGATTCCGCTTGTTATCACAGGAAATTTATTTCAATGGATGTTTGCTGGGGAGTACGGCATTATTAATCATTTCCTCATGTGGATCGGTTTTATTCAAGAGCCGATTTATTGGGTGTCAAATGAAAATACCGCTCTTTATAGCACCATTATTGCAAATATTTGGATTGGCATTCCGTTTAACATGGTTATTTTATTGGCGGCACTTCAATCGTTGCCGGTAGAAGTGTATGAAGCAGCACGAGTGGACGGAGCATCTAAGGCAAGACAGTTGTTTTCGATTACGCTGCCTTTGTTAAAACCGACCTTGTTTATCCTCGTTATGCTTGGGATCATTTATACCTTTAAAGTGTTTGACATTATTTTAATCATGACACAAGGTGGACCAGTTTACTCGTCTACAGTTGTTCCTTTTTATGCCTATGAACAAGCTTTCATCCATTACAACTTTAGTATTGGCGCTACGATTACAACCATCATGTTGTTTATGTTAATCGTCGTCTCGCTAGTGTACTTGTATTTTGTTAATAAGGAGGAAACAGAATGAAAAATCGATTTTGGCAGAGCCAATCCGTTGCAACCGTGATCGCGCTATTCTCAACGATGCTCTTTTTGTTTCCTGTTTATTGGATGTTTACAACATCGATTAAACCGATGTCTTCCATTTTTTCCGTTCCACCAGAATTGGTTCCATCAAATGTAACCGCAGAGGCGTACACAGAAAATATTCTTAGAAACCCTGATCTACTCGGTTACTTTGGGAATAGCATCATCATTGCAGGCGGAACTCTATTATTAACTTTATTGCTTGCCGCACCAATCGCCTATGCTTTGGCAAGGCTTGATATAAAAGGAAAGGGACCGATTATTGGAATCATGTTGGTGACTCAGATGTTACCGAGTATTATGTTGGCGTTGCCATTTTTCTTGTTGTTTTCATCGTTAGGGTTATTGAATAGCTTCCCTGCACTAATCTTGGCAAATACAACCACCGCAATGCCTTTTGCGATACTAGTGCTGCGTCCATTCTTCATGTCGATCCCTAAAGGCTTAGAAGAAGCAGCTGCCATTGATGGGAGCAATCGATTCTTCACCTTTGTTCGAATCATTTTGCCACTTGCTAAACCTGGTTTACTGACAGTGGGCTTATTTGCTTTCTTGTTTGCTTGGGGTGACTTGTTATTTGCGCTCATTTTAACGACAGATGAAAGCATTCGCCCACTAACACTTTATCTGTTTACATTTATCGGTCAATACGGGACAGATTGGAACAGTTTAATGGCCGTTTCATTTGTTGCGGTCATTCCAATCATTCTCATATTTATTTTCTTCCAAAAGCATATCGTCGAAGGAATTGCATCTGGATCAATGAAATAATAATAGGAGGGTTTTACTAATGAAATTAGGTGTTTTTGCAGTCTTATACGGTAAAAAATCACTCGAAGAGATGCTTGATCATATCCAATCAAAAGGACTCCATACTGTTGAAATCGGTACCGGAGGTTATATTGGCGACGCCCATTGTAAACCAATGGAATTGCTTCAAGATGAACAGAAACTAAGTGCTTTTAAACAAACGTTTGAACAAAGAAACATAACGATTAGCGCTTTAAGTTGTCACGGAAACGGACTTCATCCAAATCCGGATGTTGGTGATGATCATGACAGGGTCTTTGATGCTACTGTTGAATTAGCAGCAAAGCTTGGCGTCGATACGGTTGTAACTTTTTCTGGGTGCCCAGGAGAATCAGAGCACTCCAAATACCCGGTATGGAACACATGTCCTTGGCCACATGATTTTTCGGAGATGCTAAAGTGGCAGTGGGAAGAAAAAGTGATTCCATATTGGCGTAAGAAAAATGAGCTTCTTAGAAAGCATGATATACGTGTAGCTATTGAACCACATCCTGGTTTTGTCGTTTACAATAACGAGACAATGCTTCGCTTGCGACAGGAGTGCGGGACTCAAATTGGGGCGAACTTTGACCCTAGTCATTATTTTTGGCAAGGGATGGATCCAGCAATTTGCATACGTGAGCTAGGAGAAGCCATTTATCACTTTCACGCGAAGGATACGAAAGTGGAGCGTATCAATGCTGAGCGCAACGGCGTTCTTGATATGAAACCTTATCAAGATATGGAAAACCGCTCATGGGTTTTTCGAACGGTCGGATATGGACATAACGAAGAAGTGTGGCGCGATATAATTAGTGCCTTGCAATTAGTTGGGTACAAAGGAGCTATTAGTATCGAACATGAAGATGGGTTAATGACCAATGAAGAAGGTCTTAACAAAGCCATTGCATTCTTAAAAGATTCCATTGTCGAGAATGCGGCTGGAGAAATGTGGTGGGCATAGGCGTTCAGCGTCTATCAAGTCATTTTGTTTGATTAGATAAGAAGGGGACGGACTGCCAACGAGGTAGTCCGTTCTTTTGATTAAAGAGTGATGAGTTATGGCGATTTATACACAAGCATACCGGGTACATATTGTTTAAAAAGACCAAACAAACAGAATATCCACATCAATGCTAATTTATAAACAGATAACAGGGGATAAATAAGGTTTATTAACAGCACTTGAAAGTAGAGAAGGGAACAACGTGGAGTTATCCATAGATTAAAACATGTGTGTGACAGAAAATGAGCGTGAAAAGGGAGGGTGAGCAATGGAATATAAAGTAATTAGTTTGCCTTATGGGACATCAAAAAAGAACCGAGAAGAAATTGCTCGGATTTTGAACGAGGAAGCTGCAAATGGTTGGACCTTGGATAACGTACTTCAACCGCAGCAAATCTTCGGAACGACATACAGTGAACATTCGGCCATATTGAAGAGAAAATCATAATGACCAAGGTGGTTGATTAATAGCTTCGACGTTTAATCCAATTTCGTTTGAGGAATGAGGTAAGGGACAGTCAAAACGTTTGAAGGGGAGAGCCTTTTCGTGAAAAAACTGATGAACGATCCTAATCACATGGTAAACCAATTTTTAGAAGGTTTAATTGCCGCACATCCGAATTTAATTGAACGTGTGGAAGGTGCGAATATCATTGTTCGAAAAAACATGACGAAAAATAAAGTTGGCCTTGTTAGTGGTGGAGGAAGCGGACACGAACCGGCACATGCTGGGTATGTCGGTGAAGGGATGCTTGATGCAGCTGTTGCGGGTGAAGTATTTACATCCCCAGGAGCTGATCAATTTTTAACAGCCATTCAAGCAGCTAATCAAGGAAAAGGCGTCGTATTACTTATTAAAAATTACAACGGTGACGTAATGAATGCTGAAATGGCACAAGAAATGGCTGATGCGGAAGGAATAGCGGTAGAAATTGTAATTATAAATGATGATGTTTCAGTGGCTAATCCTGACCAGCGTCGAGGGATTGCGGGTACTGTACTTGTTCATAAAATTGCCGGTGCTGCGGCGGAAGCAGGTTCTTCTTTAACAAACGTTAAAGCGATAGCTGAAAAGGCGGTTAAGAGGATTCGAAGCATGAGTGTGGCGTTATCTTCTTGTACACTTCCGGTAGCGGGAAAAACGAGTTTTCAACTAAATGAAAATGAAATGGAAGTTGGCATTGGGATCCATGGCGAACAAGGGATGCACCGTCGTGACGTCATGACGTCGGCTGAAACGGCAGATTTGTTGCTTGGGCATCTATTAAAAGAAGTGGACGGGAAGGCACCGCTGCTTGTGCTTGTAAATGGCATGGGTAGCACGCCATTACTAGAGCAATATGTTTTTGCAGGAGATGTGAAGCGACTCCTTGATGAACAAGGCCGTACAATGAGAACGATGCTTGTAGGCGATTATATGACAAGCCTTGATATGGCTGGTATTTCTTTAACACTGCTCGCGCTTGATGAGGAACTAGAAGGCTATATTGCGTCAAAAGCAACGACCATTCAATGGATGGAAGGTGGTTCCAATGAATAAAGAACAGCTAGACTCTTGGATGAAAAAAACGTATCAATTGATTCATGAACATAAAGAAGAATTATCGGAACTTGACCAAGTGGTTGGAGATGGGGACCACGGAGTGAATATGGATCGAGGGTTTAAAGCGGTCGTCGACGGATTAGCTGAATGGGGAGAGGAGTCGGTATCAGCAACACTGCAAAAAATCGGTACGACTCTTGTCTCTAAAGTCGGCGGCGCTTCTGGGCCTTTATTCGGTACGGCATTTATGCGTATGAGCATCGCCTTTAAGGAAGACGATCATGCGTGGAGAGATGGATTAGAGAAAGCGACAGATGGCATTGCAAAACGAGGGAAGGCATCTCCTGGTGATGGAACGCTGCTCGATGTATTTGATCCAGTTGCTAAAAGTGTGGCAGAACACGGAGTTGACTGGTCGGAGATGGAGACTGTTGCCAAGCAGGGGATGGAGCAAACGAAGGAGTTTGTTGTAAAGCGTGGACGTGGCGCTTTGTTAGAAGAGCGTTCTGTAGGACATCTTGATCCAGGTGCGGTGTCGAGTTATTACTTGTTTCACGCATTAGCGATTGTTATGAAAGGAGCTGAAACGTAATGGCAAATGTTGCCATTGTTGTTTTGTCCCATGTTGAAGAACTAGCAGAAGGAGCCGCACGCTTATTCCGACAAGCAAATTCAGAAGTAGATGTTTATGCGAGTGGCGGTCTTGGGGATGGAGAAATTGGCACGAGCATTGATCGAATTCACACAGTGCTTGAGGAAATTCCAGAAGAACAAGAAATTCTTATTTTTTATGATATTGGCAGTGCAAAAATGAATGCAGAAATGGTGGTTGAAATGTTTCCGAATTACTCGATTGCTATTTCTGACGCGCCGCTAATCGAAGCAGGTTATGTTGCAACAATTAGTGCTGGGCTTGGTCTCTCGCTGGAAGAAGTCAAAGAGAAGGCCGAAGGTGGATATAAAAAAGACCGATAATCGCAACATAGAACATGAGCTACTTTAGCTCATGTTCTTTTTGATGACATCGGAAAAAACTTCTGTAACATGATGAATACATGGAACAAGGAGGAACGAGTGATGGTTAGCATTCGCGATATTGCCAAATAAGCAGGTGTTTCAGTGACATCTGTTTCATACGCACTTATGATTGAGCATTAGCAAAGCATGAGGCAGAAAAAACATATATCGTTACTGGTAGGGTAGCCATAAAAACTTTGATAGCCCAGAAAGATTAAAAAGTGCACTAGCCTAGTTCTTTTTTAAATTGAAATGAAAATGACACACGCCTTCTCTTAGGACATATTGGTCATGCTCAACATCAAATTGAGGGTTGTATCCTTTGGCAATGGAAGGGTCAATCATCTCACAATATAGAATGCCGTACTCATGCATATCGTCTTTTGCCCATTGCTCACCAAATGGGCATCTCGTAAACGTTTGTTCAATTCGTTCTGGAAAATGAATCGTTTCAAATTCAAATAACTCACTACGTCCCATGTCATAATTGGAAAGGTAATGTTCAATCGTATTTTCATAACCTAAGTGAGCGGCTCGCTCTGCAATTCCTTTACCACGTGATTCCCCAAATGTCCGAACTCCTTCACGGACTGCATTTTTTCCTGCGTCACCGTAGCGATCAACAATTTGTTTTGTCACACGAGCAAACAATTGGGCCATCCATGGATAAATGTCTGGTTTTGTTTCTTCAAATTCTTCCACGTGAAAATTTTTTGGGAGAAAGTCGTGCAAAATATGCTGCTCTTCCCCTTCGGCGCTTGCCTTAGAAGCAATGAGGTATGTGCGCTCGTAACCAAACTCTTGCACACCTGCCGCAAAAAAGGGCAGTGCTTTCTCACCGAGAGAACGAACAACAGAATGGTGGACATGTGTTAATAACCGAGCTGTTATTTGGTACATAGATAAATGAGGGAGAGGTTGGGTGGCACACATAATCTGTCCTCCTAAGACGAATAATTGATTTGTTTAAGTGTAACGGTAGTTATTTCGATTGGTCAAGGAGTGAACCAAGAAAGAGCCGATCGCTCATAAGTAACATTTTTAGTGTTTTTGGAAAAATGAACCTTTTTGCTCCAATTAGCAGTATAGTTTGAGTATGCTTTGATAGCTTTTTGTTATAAAATCAGTTGAATGTTTTTTATGAAAAGGAGTATGTAAAAGAATGAAAGAAAACTCAAATCGGGGAATTTTAATTGCTATTTTAATCTGCTTAATCTTAATTGTGTTTGGAAATAATTCTTCAATGTACGAATACCCTGACTTTCCTCACCAAATTGAAACGTATTCCAACGACGATCAGGTTATTCCATTCGGAGAGGATAAAATTATTATTCATGAGTCTTGGGGAGAAGTGACTGTTTTAGAATGGAATGAAGAGAATAAGACGTTTGAAATGGTAGAGACTTTTAATTATCTTGAGGAATAGCATGTGTATCTAGTGGAAGATATACGATTAAATGACAAGAAAGCGAAAGCCATTTGACTTCCGCTCTTTATTTGTATTCATTCAGATCGAAATAAACGGTACTAAAGATCCAGTTTTTGAATGTACGGTAATTGGCTTCACTTAAAAGCTTCGGGTAAGACATAAGTACAAGTGGAACCGGGTTGAGCCCTTGTGCAAGAGGTGGCTGTGTATAGCCATAGTCGCTTAAGAAAAAGCCGTTTCGTTCATAAAATGCGGCTCTTCTTTTTTCAACTTCACCTTCTAATGGTTCAATTTCTATTACGATTGGTTTGTCTGTCTGTACAATAAGTGCTTGTACGAGTTTGGAACCAAGCCCTCTGTTCCTGAATTTCCTATTTACTGCAAAATGTTCAAGGAATCCGAAGTCAGGAGTTTCCCATACAGCTAAGAACCCCGCCATCTCGCCATTAATCTCATGTATAAAAACGTTGTAGTCTTCACGTAAAAGCAAGGACAGTTGTTTTTGTCGCGGACGTCGTTCGTCGACAGGGAAACTATCTTCCATTAATTGATAGAAGGGGAGGTATTGATTTTCTACTAATTTTTTTAACATCTGCATCACCACTCCTTACTATAGTGGTTTAGTAACGATTTGAAAAGATGGTTAGAAACAGACTTGCGTGTACGGTTTTTATTCGTTAAAGGTCGTTTACAAGGATTTAAAAAAAGACTGCCCTTATTATTGAGTTTCTTAGAAGGTAGTTCAATAAAGAAAGAGTATTTGAGTGGTATGTTGATCATGATCATTCGAGGTGGTACGTAATATACATTAAGAACAAGTAAAAAAGCCGTCTGCACGGCTTTTTTACTGTTTAATCGGAAGCTGGCTTCTTTAAAAGGGGTAGAAGCGCCTCCAGTTCATCAACGACCAGTTTCCGTTCTTGGGGAGAGAGAGAACTTACGTATTCACGAAGTCCCTGCCAATCATTTGCTCGTTTACGTTCGTAAATTTGATTTGTAACGCAAATGACTTTTTCCCTTCGTACTTCAACGTGTGGATCGTAAAAGACGCGTCGTACCCGGCTTTTATTTTTCATTCGACCACCACCCCTTTTACTAGGTTGGCCATTTTATCATTTGGTATACCATAATGAATCAAGCAAGATTAAACAACTTTATCCTCTACAATAGCTAAGTAACATGAGCAAGACGAAAATGATGATTATAGTGAACGCTTGTGTGAAGCAGCCACCATGAAGCAAGCTGTCTAATCTACCAGTCTTTGCTTTATTTGTTGATTCACCAACCGTTTCTCTTGTTCTTGAATCGAGATCGTGATGGTTTAGGTGTCTTTCTTTCCGTTTATCAATAAAGATACCTCCATTGCATGATGTTTAGTAGGATGATCTTCTAATAGAGATGATACATGACGCAACGAAAGTAAGTGCGAGTGTTTTTAAGTGATGGAATCTCCAATGGTAACAAAGTCTAATTTAGCTTGTCCAGAACCTCGAATGTCTCAAAGAGGTAGCTAGGTTTTAATGACGATTATGGTTTACGAATAATATGCTATAGTTTACTTTTGGGATATGACAGTGGAATTACTTGGGAGCAGAGCTTCGGTGTAGTGCGAGCAATGATGGAAGAAGGAAACACCTTGAAGGTTTGTTTATTGTTGTATGTAGTGAAGTCTTTAAAAGGAGAAGCCTTGGTTTAACGATGATATTCTCGACTCTATTCATTTGTGAAACGACCATTGACTGCTAGTCCGTTTTTTAATGGTGCTCATTTGAGCACTTTTTTTATGTTTATAATGTTCA
This window encodes:
- a CDS encoding LacI family DNA-binding transcriptional regulator, yielding MKVTAKAISKELGISIATVDRVLNNRPNVSNKMRNRVLEKAEELGYVPNRMASMLSKKVTFTVAIIYREYPAYFWEQVELGIDQAGQELRDYGVTVHKWRLPWHEFFSNPDSIRELIKSGTYDAFAIAGGDTALVQLLDSSEVPYCTFNEDALNSNRQFYVGSDYQQAGKLAAELLAKLVVPKGKIGVLANVPKEQTLQVKEKLTGFKKGLEEYGLTIAEVIWEEMPFKGKDILDKLRQFDGLYIATAELGEIAEELYRGGHKLQALVGHDMNEVVYKHLHSNTISATITQDPVSQGYLAIKKLFDFFILEDQSANHTHLTKLEVVLKGNASFYL
- a CDS encoding Gfo/Idh/MocA family protein gives rise to the protein MKREKVRVIQVGVGGFGQSWLELMVGYEEVEVVAAVDQLEANLKNVTELYGSSISTFTDLSEAIKQTKADIVFIITPPVTHAPLAKQAIENGLHVVMEKPLTNTMAEAEDLLAFVRHHHSKVMVSQNYRWNPQIQTVKKLVEQGAIGEIEYGDYYFNRATRFGGWRDEYEDILLQDMAIHHFDILRFLLGKEVTEISAHSFRPTWSWFKGMPHANVALLFDGTTPINYIGRWAGKGRQTPWNGELRLVGEKGAVELINDEVFFYKDEEQEPEKIPLIEQALPDRLLSLQSFIEAIRHDVEPPTSIVDNIKSLAVTDAAIKAAKTGVKQTVKGAETTTG
- a CDS encoding ABC transporter substrate-binding protein, encoding MRKALLMGSFAVIALTMGCANTTSSEKTTLSWWDTYGSRDGTDVSVINAIEKFEDANPDIAIERVSVPFSEMQRKLLLAMVGGELPDIMIVDNPNHQALAAAGALADLTSFVEEWGEADLYFEGPWESTMYQGRNYGLPFGSNNLALFYNEEVLADIGVDPPETWDELMETAEALTETDINYPLSVAAVQSEEGSFQFLPFLWQAGGDLDQLRSDETAEALSLWKDMIDQGYMSREVLTLNQQDVAMQFVNGSTAMMVNGTWQVEQLRDSLDFDWGVVPLPAKEEQATAIGGENFAIGSSSDHIEEAWQVLSFLQEEEVLLEMVQAKNYLPAREDLIENPYWQDDEYYQAFATSMEFARPRAYGEQYPAISNEVQNMIQGVLSGSQEMDEAINRTATEVEALFELNQ
- a CDS encoding carbohydrate ABC transporter permease; the protein is MQPSKAEWGTPSVRQKKNIFKTYGNYLFVLPGLLFLTVFMLFPIAYNVFLTFKNVTVFNIMSGSDFIWFDNYLTVLSDPIFLSSIWNSIIFTSLCLVFQFLIGLTLALFFNRKFPGRGIMRSLILMAWMIPLVITGNLFQWMFAGEYGIINHFLMWIGFIQEPIYWVSNENTALYSTIIANIWIGIPFNMVILLAALQSLPVEVYEAARVDGASKARQLFSITLPLLKPTLFILVMLGIIYTFKVFDIILIMTQGGPVYSSTVVPFYAYEQAFIHYNFSIGATITTIMLFMLIVVSLVYLYFVNKEETE
- a CDS encoding carbohydrate ABC transporter permease, with translation MKNRFWQSQSVATVIALFSTMLFLFPVYWMFTTSIKPMSSIFSVPPELVPSNVTAEAYTENILRNPDLLGYFGNSIIIAGGTLLLTLLLAAPIAYALARLDIKGKGPIIGIMLVTQMLPSIMLALPFFLLFSSLGLLNSFPALILANTTTAMPFAILVLRPFFMSIPKGLEEAAAIDGSNRFFTFVRIILPLAKPGLLTVGLFAFLFAWGDLLFALILTTDESIRPLTLYLFTFIGQYGTDWNSLMAVSFVAVIPIILIFIFFQKHIVEGIASGSMK
- a CDS encoding sugar phosphate isomerase/epimerase family protein, coding for MKLGVFAVLYGKKSLEEMLDHIQSKGLHTVEIGTGGYIGDAHCKPMELLQDEQKLSAFKQTFEQRNITISALSCHGNGLHPNPDVGDDHDRVFDATVELAAKLGVDTVVTFSGCPGESEHSKYPVWNTCPWPHDFSEMLKWQWEEKVIPYWRKKNELLRKHDIRVAIEPHPGFVVYNNETMLRLRQECGTQIGANFDPSHYFWQGMDPAICIRELGEAIYHFHAKDTKVERINAERNGVLDMKPYQDMENRSWVFRTVGYGHNEEVWRDIISALQLVGYKGAISIEHEDGLMTNEEGLNKAIAFLKDSIVENAAGEMWWA
- a CDS encoding DUF4177 domain-containing protein, with product MEYKVISLPYGTSKKNREEIARILNEEAANGWTLDNVLQPQQIFGTTYSEHSAILKRKS
- the dhaK gene encoding dihydroxyacetone kinase subunit DhaK; this translates as MKKLMNDPNHMVNQFLEGLIAAHPNLIERVEGANIIVRKNMTKNKVGLVSGGGSGHEPAHAGYVGEGMLDAAVAGEVFTSPGADQFLTAIQAANQGKGVVLLIKNYNGDVMNAEMAQEMADAEGIAVEIVIINDDVSVANPDQRRGIAGTVLVHKIAGAAAEAGSSLTNVKAIAEKAVKRIRSMSVALSSCTLPVAGKTSFQLNENEMEVGIGIHGEQGMHRRDVMTSAETADLLLGHLLKEVDGKAPLLVLVNGMGSTPLLEQYVFAGDVKRLLDEQGRTMRTMLVGDYMTSLDMAGISLTLLALDEELEGYIASKATTIQWMEGGSNE
- the dhaL gene encoding dihydroxyacetone kinase subunit DhaL encodes the protein MNKEQLDSWMKKTYQLIHEHKEELSELDQVVGDGDHGVNMDRGFKAVVDGLAEWGEESVSATLQKIGTTLVSKVGGASGPLFGTAFMRMSIAFKEDDHAWRDGLEKATDGIAKRGKASPGDGTLLDVFDPVAKSVAEHGVDWSEMETVAKQGMEQTKEFVVKRGRGALLEERSVGHLDPGAVSSYYLFHALAIVMKGAET
- the dhaM gene encoding dihydroxyacetone kinase phosphoryl donor subunit DhaM, coding for MANVAIVVLSHVEELAEGAARLFRQANSEVDVYASGGLGDGEIGTSIDRIHTVLEEIPEEQEILIFYDIGSAKMNAEMVVEMFPNYSIAISDAPLIEAGYVATISAGLGLSLEEVKEKAEGGYKKDR
- a CDS encoding L-2-amino-thiazoline-4-carboxylic acid hydrolase; its protein translation is MCATQPLPHLSMYQITARLLTHVHHSVVRSLGEKALPFFAAGVQEFGYERTYLIASKASAEGEEQHILHDFLPKNFHVEEFEETKPDIYPWMAQLFARVTKQIVDRYGDAGKNAVREGVRTFGESRGKGIAERAAHLGYENTIEHYLSNYDMGRSELFEFETIHFPERIEQTFTRCPFGEQWAKDDMHEYGILYCEMIDPSIAKGYNPQFDVEHDQYVLREGVCHFHFNLKKN
- a CDS encoding GNAT family N-acetyltransferase; the protein is MLKKLVENQYLPFYQLMEDSFPVDERRPRQKQLSLLLREDYNVFIHEINGEMAGFLAVWETPDFGFLEHFAVNRKFRNRGLGSKLVQALIVQTDKPIVIEIEPLEGEVEKRRAAFYERNGFFLSDYGYTQPPLAQGLNPVPLVLMSYPKLLSEANYRTFKNWIFSTVYFDLNEYK